DNA sequence from the Centroberyx gerrardi isolate f3 chromosome 2, fCenGer3.hap1.cur.20231027, whole genome shotgun sequence genome:
CTGCCGCTCATACTGTTTTCCTGATGCAAAACAAGACATCTGCATTCTAATAAACACCAAAGACATCAAATAGGATATGAATTGTTGAGTCACAAAAAATGTATTAGGCTGTACAACACTGTGCAATTTGACAACTCTCCACAGCATAAGTATCAAGATGTGTAAGATGTGCGCTCGAGCATTTACGTGCTCGAGTTTTTAAGGAATCATAAAAAGAGACAACATCACCAGGGCACAGGGCAGGTGCCATGAAATCATGTAAATGTGCTGAGTGCACTGACTTTCCCTGATTTCTTACAAGCAAAAAAAGGCCTAAATCATTTCGGATTTTGTAAAGAATAAAGTTCTTATCCAGTTAAATTTCCTAAGAGCATGTTGCCAGTTCAGTCTTTGTGCACCATCATCCTAAATGACCAAAACTGATCGGATCTCAATCCACGTGAGACCCATGTAACTTTAGGGTGTCTGTATTGGGCCTAGCATGATTTGCACTGAAGACATTCGATTTACAAAATTGATGCTTCAGAGGACTTAAACAAAGCCACCCAGTAGCAATTTGATAAACATATTCAAGGGCAGCAGGGTTTTGCGCTGTACTGACCTTAGAATCCAGTATCCTAGAGCCAGCTTTCTATTTGTAACACTAGATTCTATGGAGAGTGCATTTTCCCTTGCTAACTTTGGTGCAATATTCACCTTCTCAAATGCTGTATGAAGGAATTACTTGAAGGCAAAAATTTCAagtttacttttcattttggcCAGTTTTGCAGAGAAGGTATGATAATCATTGgacattacactgtggaaaatcacaagaaaaatggaagagagagaagagatgacaTGCAGAGACAGGCTAAGACCCATGAACACATGCTGTGCACCCTAGTGAGCTGATCCAGAGAACCCACACAGTTAATTTGTAAAGATGTCATTGTTTTCTAAAACTTAGTTTTTGGTTTAGGTTTGTTTTGATGCCCTTAGTGGGCTTTTTTACCTGAGCGTGTTGGGATCATTTTGTAAATCAAACAGATTCAATGCAATTCCTGTGTTTCCATGGTGCAAGCTGAActgaaaacaagatgaaaacaAGGTTTGAGAATAAAGCCAAAGTGCACAGTGAACAAATAAAATAGGGAAATCAGAATATTAAGATATAATCGCTGCAAGAAGTATCAGGTAAGAATCTGCGCCTCAACGGTATTTATGCAACAAGCCCAGAATTCAACTCAAATGTTGGCTTTCTCTTGACCATTACATATCTGGCAAAACCATGTCATGTTGCATATTCACAATCTACCTGAGATACACGCACAATTTTGGTTCATAATACAGACTTGTGCATGCATAACAGGCGCCAGCACCTGATAAgtcataaaacagtgaaagacaATTTTTGACCAGGTGTAAGATCTGAGCTGACAACTGTGACTAAATTCAAACACCAATAACAAGCTTAGAACAACAAACATAGTATCTGTACTATACATAGCCAGTGAAAATGTCACTGGCAATTCATCCTATCTAAAAACGCACAACACACTTGCATGTACAGTAAAttagaaataaatgtgtgtaCTATATGTGAGATCAAATTTTGAATTCTGATGTATGTTAAAATGATTATGCAAATTGTATAGTGATCATTGCAAAACAAATCTCagtatttgatatttttctgtAAATGTCTAATTTTATGTGGATGTGCAGACTCTATATTTTGTGCAGACACAAAATACTCTAAGTACTCTTCAGTATGCTGTGAACGACAACAACATATCATgaacaatgttgttttttggcttttaCATGGACCACCAAAACAACATAATATTACTATTGTTTAAACTATGACATGGTTATATTTTCTTACTTGGAAAAGTGACACATTAAATCGAAGTGATTTTATTATGAATGTAAGCataatattttgtaaaaaacaaaacaaaaaaacaatcaggTTTCTGATGTATAATTTCCAGGTAAACTGGAGTTGGATGGACATTCAGATACAGTTACTGTGCTTTAAGGCCATGTACTTACATTAACTTTTCCTCTTCTGTCgaagatttattttttagaatCTCTTTTCTTTACAAATGTTTGTCGAATTAAGAAACTTttacaaaatgctatatattttttcttgctCTTTTCTTGAAGTTTATCAGAACTATACCattacagagaaaaaagaaactgtGTGAAAGAATTATTCTGGCAATACTCTAAATAAAATGGATATTTTATCTAGTACCTGTTTATATGTGAGAACTACTCATATGACATTACCTCTCCATGTCATCCATCTAGGGTATGGCTTTTGTGTGAATGTAAAATATAGTTATTGTATCAAATAATAGACTGTCTTAAATAGACATTGAAGCAAATATTGTGACCTATTCTGTATGTTAGTGTTTAATGAGGTTTATATACAGTTTGTTGACAGATTATCTGGTCTATATATTATTTCATGAATCTGATTTGGACTGTAGATGTCTTCTGTTCTGTGCTTATGTAATTTGCAGTATTATGGTCAAAAACTGTGAGCTCTGTAACTATTTAAAGTTTTAGAAAGATGGGAAATCCATTTTAGGAAAATGGACTCTTTTGGCAGAAAATAACCTGAttctaaatgtatttttgaattgaaatgacTCATAAATACTGTAAGTACTAATAAATATTTATGCAATATCTACTTACAAAAGGAATGGAAAATCTGTCTCCCCTGTAATTGATAAAAGTTCTTCTCACTTTCAATGGTTAATTTTTGTTGTACCATCCTACAGTGTGGCTTTATTTTTAACCTCTAGAGTGAGAGTATCCTGTTGCGTTAtttttgtatgtactgtaaCTGCACATATACTGGTTACTGCATCAATTATACACTTATGTAAGTGGTGTCTAGATGCATGTAGTCCAATAAACATGAAGGCATTAACTTTGGGCCAGCTGGTTGGTTTTCATTTGTTAGGTTTACAAATGTGACTGTTGCTTACAAATTAAAGCACTGTGTGACGCATCTTGTTAAAAGAACATATGTCATGTACATTTATATTACtattacattttaggtatttagctgacactttaATCCAGAGCAATTTACAACAAGTGTTAGAAGGAGAAGGGATAATAGGAACAAGATGAGGTGTGAGAAGAGAAGATTGGGTGCTTTTCAGGGTGCAAAGGGAAACAGGGTGAGATTCAGAATCCCTGACTGACTCATTGCACCATTTCAGATCCAGAAGGGAGAGGAGTAAAGACCTGGTGGTGTGATGGGACGGGCATGCTAACACCCATTAATAGCAGAGCAAAGCACACCGTTGTGTCTCCCAAGTATAAAACCTCTATGTGAGTCACAGAGCTGCATTTGCGGATTTGTCAGTCTCATCCTGTGGATACAAACCGATACGgagacacaaatcttttttGCACAGTTATTCCGTGGGAAGTGGAGGGAAATCCACGTGCACCCAAAAATCTTATATAGTTTTATAAAGGTCTTAAGTCTTAAACTTAACTTACAGAAACCTGTAGTCCCCCTGTTTATGGTTTGgacgtttggtttgttttcCCTCAGTCATCATCTTTattcagattttgctcaaaatatCCTGATAATATCAAACCGTGAATCCAACTGTGAATTACATTTCTTATTGTAATGTGGCACAAAACAAAGAATATTTGTTGTTGGAACGTTACCCTCTTACCAAGCTTACCCTCCAAAAGTGATGTTGACTTCAATATAAAACAATGAATAATAAGATACATTACTGTTGTTTTCTACAAGTGCATTGAGTAGCCAGCTAAAGAGATAAAGTATAACCACCTAGCTCCCACAGGGAGGGAAGGTTATTGGATGAATACGCTCTGTTTGTTGTCTTTTAATGAATTCTGACACATTGATTCCATTCAAAATACACATGTTAATTATTGAGTATTTTAGTGTTTACCTCAAAACCTGTATGATTTACTTTCCAATTGAATTATAAGTTGTGGTGTTGAGCATTGCTAAGTGACTACAGTTGGTATCAGATAGATGAATACAGTACAGGCATTACACTACAGTAGTTAGATGAAATCCTCCATCTCAGAAGACAGATTTAATGTAAACTATGCTGCTTTTACCACCAAACTGGAACACAGTATGTAACAACTAAACAAAAAGTTGACTATCTGCactatctacagtatattctctctctctctctctctctctctctctgtctctctgtttctctctctgttgggcAGACAACACAGCTTACCTGTGATTTAATTTCAATATACCACGGCCTGTTGACGGTTATATTAATTAATCATCGTTGTCAATTGTCAGTGGAGCGTGTCGAGTCGATTCAAACTGGTGAGTATAGATAATGTGCCAGTCTGTGGGTGGCATTGCATCCATGTTCATGTTATATCCTAGTACATCTAATTTTACATATTTCTGATAACAAAAAGAACAGCACAGAAGCGAGTCATTTGGGGCCAGGGTAATATGAATTGTGCAAATCCGTTTAATGttgtttactgttgttgtttctaTTCTTTTGTTTTAGTTATCTGACTATGGGCCGGGGCAATTTGAGCCGGCTGGAAAGGAGTCAGTAATCAGTAAACAGTTATTTAGATACAGTTATCTGGAATTAAACGGGATAGGCTTGGTATGTTGGATGGTAAGTGATCTGTAGATCAGTCAAATGATGCAAATGACGCCTTCACTTTTTGTTCGTCTCGTGTGTGAGTTGCCCGCTCACAAATCCTAAATTTAGAGACGGTGCTTATCCAAAGTCAAACGATGGACGTCCCTAAACTTCCTGCTCCTCAATGCCAGCAAAACAGAGATGCTGGTCTAACCAGAAAAAGCACTGTAAGTGAAAGTACAAGTCAAACGAGGAAAATAAACTGGCtgcagagaagaaaacaaaggcTGTTCAATTTGTGTGAGAGATGAGAACAGCCGACTGTTTCcaggcaaaaaaaacactaacaaagggaaaagagagagtacAAGTAAGAGTCCATCTAAAACCTTTGAAGAAAATTCATAAGCGGTAGTAAGGTGAAGAGGTGGGGAAGACAATATCACTAGACCATGACAAAACCTTAAACAACTGATCAGAACACTTGTGCTTATATACACTGTTGGGGACTGAATACCcagggtttttgttttgttttggtttttttcgtCCAGAAGCAGACTGGACAGTAACTGTGATTTATGGAATTTATTAAAGAAAAGCTCTCAAGAtcttgagggagagaggaaaaagctgTAACACTGTGAAACTGTCCTCCTTATATTCCCCTCTGACCTGCTGATAAGGTCTCTCCTATCAGCCAGCTGCAGCCATAGAACCACGCGTCCTGTGGGATGGAAAATTCCTGTGATTTGCCCATCAGTCAAAACACCAATGGCATCTGACCATCAACTGCGAGTCAAAATGTCTCACATCTATGTACGGCGTCGCTGCACTGGCATTTGACCAAAAGTGGCTTCAAACAAAAGCCCAAAAAGTTCAATCCCCAACACAGACCATGAGAATGTCAAGCACCTTGCAAACAAATTAAACCAGAGTGATTTCCTGAGATCATCAAGGATATCAGAGCTTCTAACGCCCTAACTGACGATGAAACATGAACTACAACTACATGGCAGCAGTGGGAACAAGAGTGCACACCAAATAGTGAAAAGGAGTTCAGAAATTTTGTGAATTAGACGGTGACAAACATGGAGGGAACACTGAGGTAGCTGTTCaaatcaacttttcagaaaactATGGTTGAAAGAACTGAGGTTCAGGCTACCATATGCTACTATTTTGGATAGCCTCTGCCATGAAGAAGGGGACAGTTCTGCAGAAGGTCAGGGAGGAAAATACCTCTGTAACCACTCAATTTTATCAGTGAAACTGCTCAGTGAAGTCCCATTGTAAAGGCGCTCCTGATAGAGTCGGTGGAGCAATCAAACGTGCTGCTGATGACATTGTCGAAAAGGGAAGAGATATCCAGACTCCAAAGGATCTCTGCTGTGCACTACAGGAGAACACACATCTGGCTGTTTTGTGCTTCTGGATATCTTAAGATGTGTCCAGATATGTTGATGCGTGGCTAAGTCAGTTGCCATTTGTTTAAGGAACTATATGAAAATACATCAGGCTACACTGCATACCCCAGGGAATGTAAGGCACAGAAAGTTGTCCTGCTTTTACAGCCCAGAAAAGTCCAATCAAGGATCCACAACCACCTCCACATAATCAAACTCAACATTGCAGcccacaaaacaacacacaagaTTTAGTCTGGAAATTTGTTGTTGTAAAATAACATGGCTAACCCTTTGTTGGCCATGTTCTTCAGCTGGTGGAGAATGACGCTGAAGTGAGCTGCATAAGACAAACTGTCATTACAGTACATCTGATGTCATcttttactacatttcccatgtgcaagcagtcaatatttcaaagcCAATGTGATCCATCAATCAAAGATGAAAACTATGCAGCCCAGACTGGGAAAGATTCAATGCAATGGGGTAACTCAAATATCCAACTCTACTCATAATATGTGGAGATCTCAACTCTAGCTGGGATACTTTGAAGttcatcttttcatcttttcatctttcAGCATCTGTGTCCAAAATATTACTGACTTGATATTGACTTCATGTCAATAATTAATTACattattgtctgtgtgtgtcagacaagTTTAATGTGCAAGACGTTTTTAGCTGCAACCGGCTAGTATAAGTCGCTGTGTCGGTCAGTAGGGTTGGTCGGTCCAAAAATTCCAACAAACCCCATAGTGAATGTACAACAACGGGATACAGAGCTACACCTGTACTTTTCTCAGGTAGCCACACTGGTGCTTCATCTCATTTGGTAGGGCAGCGGACTTTCATGTGATGTCCCGGATTTGGTAAATGTAgattttgtatttggtttcgCAGAGCCAAATAGGTCGCAGGTTATCATGAATTACGTGGGgttttttaaatgttcattcattcatatggTATGGCTCGAATCCGGCCCGGggcctttgctgcatgtcatcccgtCTTTCGTGTCTCCCTCCACTGTTACtctctaataaagcagaaatacctaaaataaatcttatgGTATGTCAGTCATTCCGAGTAATGATGCAACAGTCAGGCAAGGTAACACATTTTTCAAGTTAAATTACATTATCCATTTTCAGTGACTTCAAGATGCAACTATCCTTCCCCATTTTCTATGTGGCATATTCAGACaattttgaacatttttcacttcaagtttTTGTGTGATGAGCTTCAAAAAATGGACCAGTGTCAGTGGAGAAGCTGTAATTTGTGAAATTGTTGCACAATTTTGATTTCTTGAGAAATACATAACTTAAGATAAAACTTGTAATGTCTATTAACTGTTATAAGCTAATAACTCTAATTATTTTTAAGTTAATCACTGTTATCAGGTATGGCATTTTAATAGAAGAAACCATTTGATTTATAATTAAAATGTACAGGAGACAGTGGAGTCAACCTCATTTCCCCAACAAGATTGCAGTAGGCCTACTCTTTAGAAGATTGAGTGAGCAAGTGATGAACTTTGACTTacacttcactacatttttacATATAGAGTACTTACACCACAAATTTTGTGGGCTCTCCATGACATTGCATCAGAACCAGGGCAATCATAAATTGAAACTGCAATTGCATCTTACGCAAGCATGTGGATGTAACTGTAAAACTAATGCTCAAATTCATCCATGATGGTGGCTTAGTTAACATTAACCAGAAGACATTCATCCAGCTACAGTGTTATTGGTTTGCATTTGTTGTTTAACTAGCTTGCTAACCTTGCTATCTAGTTGTAGAGCTGATCAAGAAACATCAATGTAATGCAAGTGCAAGAACATTATTGAATAATGAGGGGCAtttagagtgttttttttttgtttttttttaaattacagctCAAATAATAAGCAGTGCATTTATAATGCGACAGTGCATTTATACAGAGTAAACTATTATCAAAGTTGACAACACAGCTATGGGAGGAGTTAATGCTCACGCTCTACATCCCACAGCTCGTGGCCATTTTAAGTAACTCTTGTTTCCGAtcagctactttttactttaactCATGTAGATTTTTGCACAAGCAATTTTAGTTAGTAAAAATGGAACCAATAGTGCTTCTACATCAAACAAACATCACCTGCAAAAACAAACTCTACTAGAATGCAGAAAAAGATtattttaaagtttttattCTTAAAAATGAGAAATTGCAACAATCAGGTTCTGGTATTAAATGAAAGTGTTAAATTGACAAATCTGGCCACTTAAAACATGTATGTCACATTAACATTTCTTAAGGAAAATGGTATTATGTGATATTCCTCTTTCGATGCAATATAATGATCTGAATGGGATAGTGAATATCCTTCAACCCCATTCAGTGTTCAGTCTGACTTTCCACCCGTCCGGGGGAGGGGGCAGCAGTGAGGGTGGCAGGTTGGGAATGGAGAGGAGCTGTAGAGGAATGTCACTTTCCGTTTGGCTTCCTTCATCGTCTTCCTTATCTTTCTGAACTCTGTAGAAATAAAGAATTGACGAGTTGAATTCTAGATCAATAGGAATAACCATTAGCCATGCAAACCACGTATGAATAAGTGTTGAAAGCATAATGAACATTCATACCCTTTGCTACCGAGGGCAACTCTTTTCTTCTCCCGTCTAGTGAGCCAGTCTTCTATGCTTCGCTCTGGGGTTCTGCCCCAACGGCCGTCCCTGTGCTGTCGTTcatctgaaagaaaaaataaatcttactCCTCACAATATGGAGCTATTCAACAGTCACCTTGATATCTATTGCATTCAATTACAACTCATTGTGCATCTGTCATGGACATTTACACTCTTCTCTTGTGCAATCAAACACTTGAAATATGCTTTTACAGATGAGAAAATTATTTACAATGACTATAATATTATGATCTATTAGATCTGTGGTATCTTGCTCTCACAATCCCATGTGATGCATCACAACTTTGAGAAGCCTCAGTCACATGGTAGACAGCACCACCTTATGGTTACAGGCAGCTCACCTTCAATCTGCATTTTTAGGTTCGTCAAATCCTCTTCGGACATGTGAGAAAACCTGCAGTTGGGGCCAAAACCACAAATTCCTAATACAGGAacaccagaaaaaaaagatatatcaTTACACATAGTCATTTGATATCATTCCCTCTTCAATGACAGAATGTAGAACTTGACTGTGCTACCTTTTTGGAGAAACTTCCTGCAGGGTTTCTTGGCTTGCTCATCATACAGAATGGCTGCAGAGTCTGCAACATGATGAGCAAAATGTAAGCatgttagacagacagacagatttttaCTCATGACCCTTTATGTCACCTTCTGCTCTAAAGTAAGTAGTTTAATAGCCAATATGGCAAGCTGGAGTGTAAGCTTGCTTAAATCTCTAATCTGGATCTAATAAATAGGCTTACAACTTGCTTGGTATTTTCGATTGGAATGTACAGGATCACTACTAAAAATCACACTAGCACATCATCTTATATCATTTAATTGGATTATAACCACATCTCTGAGGTCTGAGAAGAACTGCAAGTCTTACCTCTAAAGTGATCAAACCAGGCCTTTTTTGCTCTGTGATGCTGAACGCCATTCAggtgttttttcctgttgtgCATGTTGTCCTGAAAGGACCGGTCACAGTAGTCACAGTAATACCGCTTCCCCATGGCTCAGGTCATGTGTTCAAGCCACACAGCAAGGTGTCAACTTTCAAATGTCTGAAACACAGTGAACAGCAACACGACCGTCGTTAAGTAACGTTTCTGACATATAGAGTTCATAACAGTGCTAATTTTTGGAAGTTGTTACTGATATCATTTCCAGTATTTCTCTAAATTCTGGATGGACCTTGCCATGTTATCCACTGCTAGATATGAACACAAAGCTCCTTCCCTACAAAAGGGAATCCCCAGAGTTTCCACAAATAGACAAATGTTATTCCTGTGATTTTGGACTGGGATTTCCCCACAACTGCTGATTCCTACTTTCTACTGCTGCAGCAAGCAGAAttaccccaccccacccccaccgaCAGTCTCCACAGTAGAGTATCTGCCTAATGTAAAGGCCTGATCCTTACTATCAAGAACACCAAAACTAATACTGAAGAAggacaagaacaagaacaagaacaagaagaacaacaacaataacaacaacaacaacaacaacaaccgcCACCACTAGGACGAAGTGGTAGCCTACTTGTACTGCCCTCTAATGGTGTATTAAAGGAAGTGCATCGGTGAAaccacttttattttgaaattgtcAAGGTAGGAACCACATACAAATGCATTGCTTCCGGTTCACAATAAAGAAAACATTGTTTACATTTCGATTAGTGTTTTGAGAATAGGgatacaaacagacaaaagtCTGAACGTAAAAAAATTAATCTGTAAACCTATGAATGGAGATGTAAAATGATAACCGAAGGCATGGATAGTTATTCGTTGTTGTAACGTGGATTTAATGAGCAAAACGTGTGTTACAATCCTGTTTATAGATGTACAGAACCTTAACGTTTCTTTGGCTTTGCGAATCACTTTTTTAAGCTTACGAACCGATGTTGAGTTTACCGGCCAGTGTGTTGCGGGGTAAATACATCGGGCTAACGTCGAGCGTAATATTCACAACTATTAGTCAGTGTGATATTATGCTGGCTAAGTCCACCTTAACCCTGTTGAAATCGAACGTTTAACGTTAGTGGTACGACAACTAAGTAAGGTGGACTGATTTCAGTCATATGCATTAACTGATAATTCATCAAAATTCAGTATGTGTTAGGGGTAAAAGTACAACCTAACTGACCATTGGCGAGATATTGCTGTCCTCTTCGTTGATATTTGCTTTGAAATGCGACGCTACACTCAGTAGGAAATGACCTTTTTACCGTTTCCTTATTGTGCGTTCAAGTGCTGGTGAAAAAGTCCGATACccgggacttccaagttggCTGCTAAGTACACAGCGTTGCGTTCATGAATTATTTTgtgggaaaatcaaacccggaagatATGTGCTAATTcagaaacgtaaaatgcatTCTTTAAATTAATTCGACAATTTAATGCCAACCCACACGTTATCGGTAGCCTATCATGAAATAATTACTGCACCAGTACAACAAAATATTAGTatttcacaaaaacaacacGATTATTTGGCATTCAAAACAGGAGCGATCTGGTCAGCCCAAGCCGGAAGTGAGCGCAGGGTTTCGCTCTTGTCTCAACCTCTTCCGTAGCTCACTGCACCGTCGTCATGGCGCTGGCAAAGTCTGTCTATAATCTGCTCTTCAAGAGAACGTCTACTTTCGCTGTAACCATTATGGTTGGAGCAGTCTTATTTGAACGAATGTTTGACCAAGGGGGCGATGCTATTTTCGAGCAACTGAATCGGGGGGTAAGTGTGTCCCTTGATGTTTTACTGCCCGTTTTACCCTGACCTTGTAAGTAGAGGACGTACCAGCGTTAGCTAACACTTAAGCTAACGTAGCTTGTTCGCTAGCGGGTGATAGCGGGTGCTGTTTGCGTTTACCGGTGTAGTGCTGTATGTTGGAATCAGATGGTTCTTTTGTGTAACTCTTAATTCTGGGTTTATTACAGAAACTCTggaaacacatcaaacacaatTACGAGAACAAAGACGAGGAATAGGATGCGGCCCGAAGTTGCGACAGAAACGAAGTAATTCTCACACTTCCATGTTCCATTCTTCTTGGATTCCACACCTGAATCACAATCAACATGGACTATGTTCTGAAAGTCATGCCCAGGCTGGCTTCAGGCTACCAGAAACCCCGTGGGAGTTAAAAGACTGGTCAGAGCATCATGGAGATGGAGTAATGGTTCCTGTCAACTCGTCAACTCGTCCTCTCCCTTGTCATTGCTTGTGATGCCTTCCTTTCCCTCACAACTTGTAAATGGCTTGTTAAATTAAACAGATGTGTTAAATGTCATACAGCGTTCAcaatgttttgatttgttgatgCACAAACATTATGTATACATAACAATACTTACATGTCTTTGCACCAATCAATGTTGGggccattcattcattgaatttagaatgcatggtaaattccaattcactTCCTGGAGTTATAACACTGTGTAATCTCagatgtggtaagaaaaaaacagaaaacatggaATCTTTCAGAAtataattgaattaaattaagttttctgaaattccaattaaattccagttctgtttcctgtaggttttttcaaataaCAATTACACTTCCTcatttgaattggaattgagTTCATTCTTGAATTGACCTCAACCCTGGTACCAATACAAGTATTGAATATGCCCATTGATTATATTCTTTCTACCATGTTTTTTCTCAAGTGATATCTCATAATGCCTATTGAAGAGCATAGCATACATCACAGACACATTATGTTATCTGAAATTTTGTTCATAATAGGTAAAGACATACAGATATGTTTCCACTTAGGGCCTCTGTTTTATAGCAACACTGATCATGATACTGATGGCTGGTTTGCTAACTGCATGTTTGCAAGCTGTGTCTAAATATAAGATGAATACTTGCATCCTATTCATAGGTCAGTAGCTCAAAGGTTTGGACAATGATGACAACTTTTTTAGCATGCCACAAGTGTAGGGCCTTGTGTCGGGATAACTGCATGTAGTTAAGTCACTTAAATGCTTCTTCCCCTCTTTATGTGCTTAAGTAATGCTTGGGTATTTCTTCAAAGGGATTAGAAGGTAACAAGGTTTCCAAGCCATGATAAGACAAC
Encoded proteins:
- the zmat5 gene encoding zinc finger matrin-type protein 5 is translated as MGKRYYCDYCDRSFQDNMHNRKKHLNGVQHHRAKKAWFDHFRDSAAILYDEQAKKPCRKFLQKGICGFGPNCRFSHMSEEDLTNLKMQIEDERQHRDGRWGRTPERSIEDWLTRREKKRVALGSKGVQKDKEDDEGSQTESDIPLQLLSIPNLPPSLLPPPPDGWKVRLNTEWG
- the uqcr10 gene encoding cytochrome b-c1 complex subunit 9, coding for MALAKSVYNLLFKRTSTFAVTIMVGAVLFERMFDQGGDAIFEQLNRGKLWKHIKHNYENKDEE